Proteins encoded by one window of Manduca sexta isolate Smith_Timp_Sample1 chromosome 12, JHU_Msex_v1.0, whole genome shotgun sequence:
- the LOC115443674 gene encoding (E3-independent) E2 ubiquitin-conjugating enzyme isoform X8 — translation MAGQNPGSPTDFQYFYEDEVYKINNRGQVVFGLVLENYEANSSDQESDIETPVQKGEIRVVWHPSGTERVISEKSVGLADRSLMPGDVVRRLIAGKDTQRGYCRDIVMTAALQIVGTKHVIPSVASERLQPLEEFTPDLAVCLDSWVGTSKAVHSKLRLVSADGSRLEYPDLDTCPLEDYSMRRRRSTPYSSSEFYPGQVVYGPLGSLDNATWLSVTKEMKAARKHKMHDHKFTVEAVMTESVSVHWQCRALCTHPESGAPHQPKFLVEGDDLKKLKLLNVFEPCTLQVGDRNFLTIGPEDTFISKKQWRKQQSKYHRNLRKQSRPTKKSSKSETNSSEHVPSRPKKRASSHRKLKNTDHEMEVDTGEEKLECLDEVLKTDPNCPSIKIEPIGDVSLPMASSQEDTATEEKNDSGISGLSKSHFRSPEPTREESFKLNGDSKSEIVVANDDDSDNWENTSSDGSDTDSGATWSSRCSSAASARGKRSPQLAVRLLRGKRLKRTPRRAPPAPPPRRSDRVVVETLHTASRANVVWQDGTIEMGIPSTQLYPIHHLDGQECFPGDFVVSGAANVEENQQLKHREYGVVQRVDHHGRTAIVHWYRTYTSTDDPVPQMLHESEVSVYDLKDHPDFQYRPGTVVIRVANFTGEDEKCTAGQVIDNYPTGRVKVWWVDGHTSMCWPQDLYKVGEYDSEEGELWGSDGSGSEDSWETQSSAHEPDTRSPDCVLASLPAHTTLYVNTEAQQAAGGEAIDVGSEKTIKVNVTVEDVDVDVAAAGGPIPVPRLLEPRVAAHIERGRVAMRRLEEMFARHPALQSQEIMRKLLNLYKDCRFLDRLMGTSFFHEDHFLGLLERVRERGASTPRAGERRVHEQLARLFAHEPEDHEDPPAPPGRALIHSNLTVEPMEIEGDNSKKLFADAAEPAQASGSDVPSMQDMPIDNLSTDTNDVDGATRNVCYKLCSLIHTQLVKAHAEVSRRRPQELAEFLNNLMKQKDASEENLLYHFSVQYGALVVNMGDEDEKEEPKPMPEDADVKDATTTTIVAKTDGDNGQAVTEAPLASVEGMEAEVADTGPDEIAGEGFSLLEFAPAAHRFRMSMLQPSDPRSFYSAVKREIKLLKSDLPPGVWVRGYENRIDLLSVMIAGPTKTPYEDGLFVFDVQLGGEYPRAPPLCHYHSYCSDRLNPNLYEDGKVCVSLLGTWSGRGVEVWGKDSSLLQVIVSLQGLILNSEPYFNEAGYEKQKGTQQGNENSRMYNEMVLLKLVQSMTKMVLNPPEPFRREIVQHLRAHAAALCRRLEGLVALSRGEPAPGAALPAPPDYPLVPASRGFCLTLRSSLDAFRAALRRNDIHVPPSTL, via the exons ATGGCGGGGCAGAATCCAGGTTCTCCCACTGACTTTCAGTATTTCTACGAGGATGAGGTATACAAGATCAACAATCGCGGGCAAGTGGTCTTCGGCCTGGTGCTCGAAAACTACGAAGCCAACTCCAGTGATCAGGAGAGCGACATTGAAACACCCGTACAAAAAGGAGAAATTCGTGTTGTGTGGCACCCTTCGGGCACTGAGCGTGTAATATCGGAGAAGTCG GTTGGTTTGGCCGATCGGTCCCTCATGCCAGGCGACGTCGTGCGTCGTCTAATAGCCGGCAAGGACACCCAGCGCGGCTACTGCCGCGACATCGTCATGACAGCGGCCCTCCAGATCGTGGGCACCAAACATGTCATCCCAAGCGTAGCGAGCGAGAGGCTGCAACCCTTAGAAGAATTCACCCCAGACTTGGCCGTGTGCCTGGACTCTTGGGTAGGCACATCGAAG GCGGTTCACAGCAAACTCCGCCTCGTATCAGCTGACGGGTCCAGGCTAGAATACCCGGACCTAGACACGTGCCCGCTGGAAGACTACTCGATGCGCCGCCGCCGCTCCACGCCGTACTCCTCGTCCGAATTCTACCCAGGACAGGTAGTGTACGGGCCCCTCGGCTCCCTCGATAACGCGACCTGGCTGAGCGTCACCAAGGAGATGAAGGCGGCCAGGAAACATAAGATGCACGATCACAAG TTCACCGTAGAAGCGGTGATGACGGAGAGCGTGAGCGTCCACTGGCAGTGCCGGGCGCTGTGCACTCACCCGGAGTCGGGCGCGCCGCATCAACCCAAGTTCCTCGTCGAAG GCGATGATCTGAAAAAGCTGAAACTGTTGAACGTGTTCGAGCCGTGCACGCTGCAGGTCGGCGACCGGAACTTCCTCACCATCGGGCCCGAGGACACGTTCATCAGCAAGAAACAGTGGAGGAAACAACAGA GTAAATATCACAGGAACCTCCGTAAGCAGAGCCGCCCCACAAAGAAATCGTCCAAGTCCGAGACCAACTCGAGTGAACACGTGCCGTCCCGACCCAAGAAGCGCGCCTCGTCGCACCGCAAGCTCAAGAACACTGAC CATGAAATGGAAGTTGACACCGGTGAGGAGAAGTTGGAGTGTCTGGACGAAGTGTTGAAGACGGACCCCAACTGCCCCAGCATCAAGATCGAGCCCATCGGGGACGTGTCACTGCCCATGGCCAGCAGCCAGGAGGACACCGCCACCGAGGAGAAGAACGACTCGGGAATAAG TGGGCTAAGTAAATCCCACTTCCGCAGCCCGGAGCCGACCCGCGAGGAGAGCTTCAAGTTGAACGGCGACAGCAAGTCCGAGATTGTTGTCGCCAACGACGATGACTCAGACAACTGGGAGAACACCAGCAGTGATGGCAGCGATACTGATAG CGGCGCCACGTGGTCGTCGCGGTGCTCGTCGGCGGCGTCGGCGCGCGGCAAGCGCTCGCCGCAGCTGGCCGTGCGCCTGCTGCGCGGCAAGCGGCTCAagcgcacgccgcgccgcgcgccgcccgcgccgccgccgcgccgcagcGACCGCGTCGTCGTCGAGACGCTGCACACCGCCAGCCGCGCCAACGTCGTCTGGCAG GACGGTACGATAGAAATGGGCATACCATCCACACAGCTGTATCCCATTCACCATCTGGACGGGCAGGAGTGTTTCCCAGGGGACTTCGTCGTCAGCGGCGCGGCCAATGTCGAGGAGAATCAACAG CTGAAGCACAGGGAATATGGTGTGGTGCAACGCGTTGACCATCACGGACGCACTGCTATTGTGCACTGGTACAGGACCTACACCAGCACCGATGACCCAGT GCCACAGATGCTACACGAGAGCGAAGTGAGCGTTTACGATCTGAAAGACCACCCGGACTTCCAGTACCGGCCTGGCACCGTCGTCATTCGGGTTGCCAATTTCACTGGCGAGGATGAGAAGTGCACAGCTGGGCAG GTCATCGATAATTACCCAACTGGTCGCGTCAAGGTGTGGTGGGTGGATGGACACACAAGCATGTGCTGGCCCCAGGATCTGTACAAG GTGGGCGAGTACGACTCCGAGGAGGGTGAGCTGTGGGGCTCGGACGGGTCGGGGTCGGAGGACTCGTGGGAGACGCAGAGCTCGGCGCACGAGCCCGACACGCGCTCGCCCGACTGCGTACTCGCCTCGCTGCCCGCGCACACCACGC TGTACGTCAACACCGAAGCGCAACAGGCGGCCGGTGGCGAAGCCATCGACGTGGGTTCTGAAAAAACGATCAAGGTCAACGTGACGGTGGAGGACGTGGATGTGGACGTGGCGGCGGCTGGCGGCCCCATTCCCGTGCCGCGCCTGCTGGAGCCGCGCGTGGCGGCGCACATCGAGCGCGGACGCGTCGCCATGCGTCGCCTCGAGGAGATGTTCGCACGACACCCTGCACTGCAGAGCCAGGAG ATTATGCGAAAATTGCTCAACTTATACAAAGATTGCCGTTTCCTGGACCGTCTGATGGGTACATCGTTCTTCCATGAGGATCACTTTTTG GGTCTCCTGGAGCGTGTGCGCGAGCGCGGGGCGAGCACGCCGCGCGCGGGCGAGCGCCGCGTGCACGAACAGCTCGCGCGCCTGTTCGCGCACGAGCCCGAGGACCACGAGGACCCCCCCGCGCCGCCCGGCCGCGCACTCATACACTCCAACCTTACCGTAGAGCCCATGGAG atTGAAGGCGACAACTCGAAGAAACTCTTTGCTGACGCGGCAGAACCAGCTCAAGCTTCTGGCTCGGATGTACCTAGCATGCAGGATATGCCTATTGATAACC TGTCCACAGACACGAACGACGTGGACGGCGCCACACGCAACGTGTGCTACAAGCTGTGCTCGCTCATACACACACAGCTCGTGAAGGCGCACGCCGAGGTCAGCCG GAGGCGGCCGCAAGAGTTGGCCGAATTCCTTAACAACTTAATGAAACAGAAAGACGCGTCTGAGGAGAACTTACTCTACCACTTTTCAGT TCAGTACGGTGCTCTTGTGGTGAACATGGGTGATGAGGATGAGAAGGAGGAGCCGAAGCCGATGCCCGAGGATGCTGACGTCAAGGACGCCACAACAACCACCATCGTTGCTAAAACCGATGGTGACAACG GCCAAGCTGTAACAGAGGCTCCACTGGCCAGCGTGGAAGGCATGGAGGCCGAGGTGGCGGACACGGGGCCCGATGAGATCGCCGGCGAGGGCTTCAGCCTGCTGGAGTTCGCGCCGGCCGCTCACCGCTTCCGCATGTCCATGCTGCAGCCGTCCGACCCGCGCTCCTTCTACTCCGCCGTCAAGCGTGAGATCAAACTGCTCAAGAGCGACCTGCCGCCTGGC GTGTGGGTCCGCGGATACGAGAACCGCATCGATCTGCTGTCGGTGATGATTGCCGGCCCGACCAAGACCCCGTACGAGGACGGGCTGTTCGTGTTCGACGTGCAGCTCGGCGGCGAGTACCCGCGCGCCCCGCCTCTCTGCCACTACCACTCATACTGCAGCGACCGCCTCAATCCCAACCTCTACGAAGACGGAAAG GTTTGCGTTTCCCTTCTCGGCACATGGTCCGGCCGCGGCGTGGAAGTGTGGGGCAAAGACAGCTCTCTACTGCAGGTGATCGTCTCACTGCAGGGCCTCATTCTCAATTCTGAGCCATATTTCAATGAGGCCggatatgaaaaacaaaaag GCACTCAACAAGGCAACGAGAACTCGCGCATGTACAACGAGATGGTGCTGCTGAAGCTGGTGCAGTCCATGACTAAGATGGTGCTGAACCCGCCCGAGCCGTTCCGGCGCGAGATCGTGCAGCACCTGCGCGCGCACGCGGCCGCGCTATGCCGCCGCCTCGAGGGGCTCGTGGCGCTGTCCCGCGGCGAGCCCGCGCCCGGCGCCGCGCTGCCCGCGCCGCCCGACTACCCGCTGGTGCCGGCCTCGCGCGGCTTCTGCCTCACGCTGCGCTCGTCGCTCGACGCCTtccgcgccgcgctgcgccgcAACGACATCCACGTGCCGCCCTCCACGTTATAG
- the LOC115443674 gene encoding (E3-independent) E2 ubiquitin-conjugating enzyme isoform X6 — MAGQNPGSPTDFQYFYEDEVYKINNRGQVVFGLVLENYEANSSDQESDIETPVQKGEIRVVWHPSGTERVISEKSVGLADRSLMPGDVVRRLIAGKDTQRGYCRDIVMTAALQIVGTKHVIPSVASERLQPLEEFTPDLAVCLDSWVGTSKAVHSKLRLVSADGSRLEYPDLDTCPLEDYSMRRRRSTPYSSSEFYPGQVVYGPLGSLDNATWLSVTKEMKAARKHKMHDHKFTVEAVMTESVSVHWQCRALCTHPESGAPHQPKFLVEGDDLKKLKLLNVFEPCTLQVGDRNFLTIGPEDTFISKKQWRKQQSKYHRNLRKQSRPTKKSSKSETNSSEHVPSRPKKRASSHRKLKNTDHEMEVDTGEEKLECLDEVLKTDPNCPSIKIEPIGDVSLPMASSQEDTATEEKNDSGISGLSKSHFRSPEPTREESFKLNGDSKSEIVVANDDDSDNWENTSSDGSDTDSVSVCSGATWSSRCSSAASARGKRSPQLAVRLLRGKRLKRTPRRAPPAPPPRRSDRVVVETLHTASRANVVWQDGTIEMGIPSTQLYPIHHLDGQECFPGDFVVSGAANVEENQQLKHREYGVVQRVDHHGRTAIVHWYRTYTSTDDPVPQMLHESEVSVYDLKDHPDFQYRPGTVVIRVANFTGEDEKCTAGQVIDNYPTGRVKVWWVDGHTSMCWPQDLYKVQVGEYDSEEGELWGSDGSGSEDSWETQSSAHEPDTRSPDCVLASLPAHTTLYVNTEAQQAAGGEAIDVGSEKTIKVNVTVEDVDVDVAAAGGPIPVPRLLEPRVAAHIERGRVAMRRLEEMFARHPALQSQEIMRKLLNLYKDCRFLDRLMGTSFFHEDHFLGLLERVRERGASTPRAGERRVHEQLARLFAHEPEDHEDPPAPPGRALIHSNLTVEPMEIEGDNSKKLFADAAEPAQASGSDVPSMQDMPIDNLSTDTNDVDGATRNVCYKLCSLIHTQLVKAHAEVSRRRPQELAEFLNNLMKQKDASEENLLYHFSVQYGALVVNMGDEDEKEEPKPMPEDADVKDATTTTIVAKTDGDNGQAVTEAPLASVEGMEAEVADTGPDEIAGEGFSLLEFAPAAHRFRMSMLQPSDPRSFYSAVKREIKLLKSDLPPGVWVRGYENRIDLLSVMIAGPTKTPYEDGLFVFDVQLGGEYPRAPPLCHYHSYCSDRLNPNLYEDGKVCVSLLGTWSGRGVEVWGKDSSLLQVIVSLQGLILNSEPYFNEAGYEKQKGTQQGNENSRMYNEMVLLKLVQSMTKMVLNPPEPFRREIVQHLRAHAAALCRRLEGLVALSRGEPAPGAALPAPPDYPLVPASRGFCLTLRSSLDAFRAALRRNDIHVPPSTL; from the exons ATGGCGGGGCAGAATCCAGGTTCTCCCACTGACTTTCAGTATTTCTACGAGGATGAGGTATACAAGATCAACAATCGCGGGCAAGTGGTCTTCGGCCTGGTGCTCGAAAACTACGAAGCCAACTCCAGTGATCAGGAGAGCGACATTGAAACACCCGTACAAAAAGGAGAAATTCGTGTTGTGTGGCACCCTTCGGGCACTGAGCGTGTAATATCGGAGAAGTCG GTTGGTTTGGCCGATCGGTCCCTCATGCCAGGCGACGTCGTGCGTCGTCTAATAGCCGGCAAGGACACCCAGCGCGGCTACTGCCGCGACATCGTCATGACAGCGGCCCTCCAGATCGTGGGCACCAAACATGTCATCCCAAGCGTAGCGAGCGAGAGGCTGCAACCCTTAGAAGAATTCACCCCAGACTTGGCCGTGTGCCTGGACTCTTGGGTAGGCACATCGAAG GCGGTTCACAGCAAACTCCGCCTCGTATCAGCTGACGGGTCCAGGCTAGAATACCCGGACCTAGACACGTGCCCGCTGGAAGACTACTCGATGCGCCGCCGCCGCTCCACGCCGTACTCCTCGTCCGAATTCTACCCAGGACAGGTAGTGTACGGGCCCCTCGGCTCCCTCGATAACGCGACCTGGCTGAGCGTCACCAAGGAGATGAAGGCGGCCAGGAAACATAAGATGCACGATCACAAG TTCACCGTAGAAGCGGTGATGACGGAGAGCGTGAGCGTCCACTGGCAGTGCCGGGCGCTGTGCACTCACCCGGAGTCGGGCGCGCCGCATCAACCCAAGTTCCTCGTCGAAG GCGATGATCTGAAAAAGCTGAAACTGTTGAACGTGTTCGAGCCGTGCACGCTGCAGGTCGGCGACCGGAACTTCCTCACCATCGGGCCCGAGGACACGTTCATCAGCAAGAAACAGTGGAGGAAACAACAGA GTAAATATCACAGGAACCTCCGTAAGCAGAGCCGCCCCACAAAGAAATCGTCCAAGTCCGAGACCAACTCGAGTGAACACGTGCCGTCCCGACCCAAGAAGCGCGCCTCGTCGCACCGCAAGCTCAAGAACACTGAC CATGAAATGGAAGTTGACACCGGTGAGGAGAAGTTGGAGTGTCTGGACGAAGTGTTGAAGACGGACCCCAACTGCCCCAGCATCAAGATCGAGCCCATCGGGGACGTGTCACTGCCCATGGCCAGCAGCCAGGAGGACACCGCCACCGAGGAGAAGAACGACTCGGGAATAAG TGGGCTAAGTAAATCCCACTTCCGCAGCCCGGAGCCGACCCGCGAGGAGAGCTTCAAGTTGAACGGCGACAGCAAGTCCGAGATTGTTGTCGCCAACGACGATGACTCAGACAACTGGGAGAACACCAGCAGTGATGGCAGCGATACTGATAG TGTAAGTGTGTGCAGCGGCGCCACGTGGTCGTCGCGGTGCTCGTCGGCGGCGTCGGCGCGCGGCAAGCGCTCGCCGCAGCTGGCCGTGCGCCTGCTGCGCGGCAAGCGGCTCAagcgcacgccgcgccgcgcgccgcccgcgccgccgccgcgccgcagcGACCGCGTCGTCGTCGAGACGCTGCACACCGCCAGCCGCGCCAACGTCGTCTGGCAG GACGGTACGATAGAAATGGGCATACCATCCACACAGCTGTATCCCATTCACCATCTGGACGGGCAGGAGTGTTTCCCAGGGGACTTCGTCGTCAGCGGCGCGGCCAATGTCGAGGAGAATCAACAG CTGAAGCACAGGGAATATGGTGTGGTGCAACGCGTTGACCATCACGGACGCACTGCTATTGTGCACTGGTACAGGACCTACACCAGCACCGATGACCCAGT GCCACAGATGCTACACGAGAGCGAAGTGAGCGTTTACGATCTGAAAGACCACCCGGACTTCCAGTACCGGCCTGGCACCGTCGTCATTCGGGTTGCCAATTTCACTGGCGAGGATGAGAAGTGCACAGCTGGGCAG GTCATCGATAATTACCCAACTGGTCGCGTCAAGGTGTGGTGGGTGGATGGACACACAAGCATGTGCTGGCCCCAGGATCTGTACAAG gtcCAGGTGGGCGAGTACGACTCCGAGGAGGGTGAGCTGTGGGGCTCGGACGGGTCGGGGTCGGAGGACTCGTGGGAGACGCAGAGCTCGGCGCACGAGCCCGACACGCGCTCGCCCGACTGCGTACTCGCCTCGCTGCCCGCGCACACCACGC TGTACGTCAACACCGAAGCGCAACAGGCGGCCGGTGGCGAAGCCATCGACGTGGGTTCTGAAAAAACGATCAAGGTCAACGTGACGGTGGAGGACGTGGATGTGGACGTGGCGGCGGCTGGCGGCCCCATTCCCGTGCCGCGCCTGCTGGAGCCGCGCGTGGCGGCGCACATCGAGCGCGGACGCGTCGCCATGCGTCGCCTCGAGGAGATGTTCGCACGACACCCTGCACTGCAGAGCCAGGAG ATTATGCGAAAATTGCTCAACTTATACAAAGATTGCCGTTTCCTGGACCGTCTGATGGGTACATCGTTCTTCCATGAGGATCACTTTTTG GGTCTCCTGGAGCGTGTGCGCGAGCGCGGGGCGAGCACGCCGCGCGCGGGCGAGCGCCGCGTGCACGAACAGCTCGCGCGCCTGTTCGCGCACGAGCCCGAGGACCACGAGGACCCCCCCGCGCCGCCCGGCCGCGCACTCATACACTCCAACCTTACCGTAGAGCCCATGGAG atTGAAGGCGACAACTCGAAGAAACTCTTTGCTGACGCGGCAGAACCAGCTCAAGCTTCTGGCTCGGATGTACCTAGCATGCAGGATATGCCTATTGATAACC TGTCCACAGACACGAACGACGTGGACGGCGCCACACGCAACGTGTGCTACAAGCTGTGCTCGCTCATACACACACAGCTCGTGAAGGCGCACGCCGAGGTCAGCCG GAGGCGGCCGCAAGAGTTGGCCGAATTCCTTAACAACTTAATGAAACAGAAAGACGCGTCTGAGGAGAACTTACTCTACCACTTTTCAGT TCAGTACGGTGCTCTTGTGGTGAACATGGGTGATGAGGATGAGAAGGAGGAGCCGAAGCCGATGCCCGAGGATGCTGACGTCAAGGACGCCACAACAACCACCATCGTTGCTAAAACCGATGGTGACAACG GCCAAGCTGTAACAGAGGCTCCACTGGCCAGCGTGGAAGGCATGGAGGCCGAGGTGGCGGACACGGGGCCCGATGAGATCGCCGGCGAGGGCTTCAGCCTGCTGGAGTTCGCGCCGGCCGCTCACCGCTTCCGCATGTCCATGCTGCAGCCGTCCGACCCGCGCTCCTTCTACTCCGCCGTCAAGCGTGAGATCAAACTGCTCAAGAGCGACCTGCCGCCTGGC GTGTGGGTCCGCGGATACGAGAACCGCATCGATCTGCTGTCGGTGATGATTGCCGGCCCGACCAAGACCCCGTACGAGGACGGGCTGTTCGTGTTCGACGTGCAGCTCGGCGGCGAGTACCCGCGCGCCCCGCCTCTCTGCCACTACCACTCATACTGCAGCGACCGCCTCAATCCCAACCTCTACGAAGACGGAAAG GTTTGCGTTTCCCTTCTCGGCACATGGTCCGGCCGCGGCGTGGAAGTGTGGGGCAAAGACAGCTCTCTACTGCAGGTGATCGTCTCACTGCAGGGCCTCATTCTCAATTCTGAGCCATATTTCAATGAGGCCggatatgaaaaacaaaaag GCACTCAACAAGGCAACGAGAACTCGCGCATGTACAACGAGATGGTGCTGCTGAAGCTGGTGCAGTCCATGACTAAGATGGTGCTGAACCCGCCCGAGCCGTTCCGGCGCGAGATCGTGCAGCACCTGCGCGCGCACGCGGCCGCGCTATGCCGCCGCCTCGAGGGGCTCGTGGCGCTGTCCCGCGGCGAGCCCGCGCCCGGCGCCGCGCTGCCCGCGCCGCCCGACTACCCGCTGGTGCCGGCCTCGCGCGGCTTCTGCCTCACGCTGCGCTCGTCGCTCGACGCCTtccgcgccgcgctgcgccgcAACGACATCCACGTGCCGCCCTCCACGTTATAG